The following proteins are encoded in a genomic region of Astatotilapia calliptera chromosome 22, fAstCal1.2, whole genome shotgun sequence:
- the ldlrap1a gene encoding low density lipoprotein receptor adapter protein 1a, translating into MDALKSAGRAIIRSPSMAKQSWTASKHRKLPENWTDTRETILEGMTFNLRHLGMTLVDQPKGEELSAAAVKRIVATAKASGKKPQKVTLKVSPQGIVLHDSSTNKLLENVSIYRISYCTVDKLHDKVFAYIAQNTLNGTLECNAYLCSKRKVAQAVALTVAQAFTVAFELWQVSKEEKGKRAKSGSAGEASSSSHSERSNSFGSLKGTDVATDMLLDLEKSVNVAVETNGNIGEDQLDNHRQTSESNNNPAWKIEDGLDEAFSRLAVSRTNPQVLDIGVTPQDWLIEPDWDGTNGNTPNTVSPFEDDFLGF; encoded by the exons AGCTCCCAGAGAACTGGACAGACACGCGGGAGACAATCTTAGAGGGCATGACCTTTAATCTTCGACATCTTGGCATGACACTGGTGGACCAACCCAAAGGAGAGGAGCTGTCAGCAGCTGCTGTAAAGAGGATTGTTGCCACG GCTAAAGCCAGTGGGAAGAAACCTCAGAAGGTCACTCTTAAGGTTTCTCCTCAGGGAATTGTCCTACATGACAGCTCAACAAATAAACTCCTGGAAAACGTGTCCATATACAG GATATCCTACTGCACGGTGGATAAACTACACGATAAAGTCTTTGCTTATATCGCACAAAACACCCTGAATGGAACCCTGGAGTGCAACGCCTACCTCTGCTCAAAGAGGAAAGTG GCTCAGGCTGTGGCGCTAACAGTAGCCCAGGCCTTCACAGTAGCTTTCGAGCTCTGGCAGGTGTCCAAAGAAG AGAAAGGGAAGAGAGCAAAGTCTGGGTCCGCTGGAGAGGCTAGCAGCAGTTCTCATTCAGAGAGATCGAACAGCTTTGGGAGTTTGAAAgggacag ATGTGGCTACagatatgttgttggatttggAGAAGAGTGTGAATGTGGCAGTGGAGACCAATGGAAACATCGGAGAGGATCAGCTGGATAACCACAGACAGACCTCCGAGTCCAACAACAATCCTGCCTGG AAAATAGAAGATGGTTTGGATGAAGCCTTCTCCAG ACTGGCAGTGTCACGTACTAACCCCCAGGTCCTGGACATTGGGGTGACCCCCCAAGATTGGCTCATTGAACCAGACTGGGATGGCACCAATGGAAACACTCCCAACACTGTCAGCCCATTTGAGGATGACTTCTTGGGCTTCTGA